Proteins encoded within one genomic window of Glycine soja cultivar W05 chromosome 1, ASM419377v2, whole genome shotgun sequence:
- the LOC114418814 gene encoding pentatricopeptide repeat-containing protein At1g31790 encodes MVLITAPVTTVPTHHLFFDENVDLKNSKLRTLPSPNHQLEFRLPLRHPIHNFPNHTSPQPLTQTTTFTKKKKKKKRKGATTSDILHLMEALPFPVPIDIYTSLIKECTVSGDPETAIELATHISKSGIKPPLPFLNRILVMFVSCGLLENARHMFDKMRVRDFNTWATLFVAYYDNTDYEEATNVFVNMLTQLGMMEFPPWIWACLLRACACTVNVPLGMQVHGWLLKLGTCDHVLLSSSLINFYGRFTCLEDASVVFDGVSRHNTLTWTAKIVSGCRERHFSEVFDDFKEMGMRGVKKDCFTFSSVLKACGRMLNQERCGEQVHVDAIKLGLVSDHYVQCSLIAMYGRCGLLEDAKRVFEMSQEERKVDCWNAMLMGYIQNGLYIEAVKFLYQMQAAGMQPRESLLKKLRMACGSISYSNMN; translated from the coding sequence ATGGTACTCATCACTGCACCGGTGACAACAGTACCAACCCACCACCTATTCTTCGACGAAAACGTTGATTTAAAGAACAGCAAGCTACGTACTTTGCCTTCTCCCAACCATCAACTCGAGTTTCGACTACCCTTGCGCCACCCCATTCACAACTTCCCTAACCACACTTCCCCACAACCCCTTACTCAAACAACTACTTTcactaagaagaagaaaaagaagaagagaaaaggggCCACAACCTCTGACATATTGCACTTGATGGAAGCTCTACCCTTTCCCGTACCCATTGACATCTACACCTCTCTCATAAAAGAGTGCACTGTTTCCGGCGACCCAGAAACCGCCATTGAGTTGGCCACCCACATCTCCAAGAGCGGCATCAAACCCCCATTGCCCTTCCTCAATAGGATTCTCGTCATGTTCGTGTCGTGTGGTTTGTTGGAAAATGCGCGCCACATGTTTGACAAAATGCGTGTGAGGGACTTCAACACTTGGGCAACCTTGTTTGTTGCTTACTATGATAATACCGATTACGAGGAGGCTACAAATGTTTTTGTTAACATGTTAACCCAATTGGGTATGATGGAATTTCCTCCGTGGATATGGGCTTGCCTTCTCAGGGCCTGTGCCTGCACTGTGAATGTACCTTTAGGAATGCAAGTTCATGGATGGTTGTTGAAGTTGGGTACCTGTGATCATGTGCTTCTCAGCAGCTCCTTGATCAACTTTTACGGGAGATTCACATGCCTTGAAGATGCGAGTGTTGTCTTCGATGGGGTGTCACGACATAACACGTTGACTTGGACGGCTAAAATTGTTAGTGGTTGCAGGGAAAGGCATTTCTCTGAGGTTTTTGACGACTTCAAGGAGATGGGAATGCGAGGGGTGAAGAAGGACTGCTTCACGTTTTCTAGTGTTCTCAAGGCATGTGGGAGGATGCTGAATCAGGAACGATGTGGTGAACAAGTCCATGTTGATGCTATCAAACTTGGGCTGGTCTCGGATCACTATGTGCAGTGTAGTTTGATTGCCATGTACGGAAGATGTGGGTTATTGGAAGATGCAAAACGGGTGTTTGAGATGAGCCAAGAGGAGAGAAAGGTTGATTGTTGGAATGCTATGCTTATGGGTTACATACAGAATGGTTTGTACATTGAAGCTGTTAAGTTTCTGTATCAGATGCAGGCAGCCGGAATGCAGCCCCGGGAATCTTtgcttaaaaaattaagaatggcTTGTGGAAGTATTAGCTACTCAAACATGAATTAA